One window from the genome of Anopheles merus strain MAF chromosome 3R, AmerM5.1, whole genome shotgun sequence encodes:
- the LOC121595398 gene encoding chromodomain-helicase-DNA-binding protein 1 isoform X1, whose product MSQTKEDKSDSENESSSGGSKSGSSSDSESESGSGSSSSSSSDNEHDASNNNGLSRNTSGTTSTTTHNTSTGSSGSDLRNSRTENGLSDSKSSLNRHDEEEEEEDDDDRNDSDEDASMGGGNERVGAGANHHTHTHPSAQNSHSRPTGRSSSHSGSDSEESGGEEPGHTNGPDGHNASGVNHNSDSDNSASKPSNTSRQQSDDDDDEEEEDDDEEEEEDDEDEDEEEEENGTRTATPKAEQRLAAGVTAPSVPPPPDEDDDDEEEEDEDEDEEEAQQSSKSSYDDEDYAANKLRRKSARKKAVAAARKRPAAQPTSKAKKKKSSNNRWKSETSESDGSDGDSDDSREQRHRRKPSGAAAAAAAAAAAKKRSTTSNAKSKAAAAAASKKKKANAYSSDDGSNSDDDRKRSSAATRRKNNTVSYKEESGDEPTDSDDLLEVDQEAEEAAAALAAEEEKAETIERIIGRRKGRRGATGAVTTVYAIEENGDPNVLGGEREDEEEEQFLIKWTGWSYLHCTWESEETLREQKVKGMKKLENYIKREQQLEYWRKYQAGPEDIDYYECQQELQQDLLKSYYHVERIIAQANKAEEGDSGLEYLCKWESLPYSDSTWEDAGLIRRKWQQKIVEFHEREESRRTPSKHCKAIRYRPNFKHLKQQPEYLGEERGLKLRDYQMDGLNWLILTWCKDNSVILADEMGLGKTIQTICFLYYLFKSQQLYGPFLCVVPLSTMPAWQREFGIWAPELNVVTYLGDVQSREIIRQYEWCYESTKKLKFNAILTTYEILLKDKTFLGSIGWASLLVDEAHRLKNDDSLLYKALKEFDTNHRLLITGTPLQNSLKELWALLHFIMPERFESWDDFERNYGNTTNDKSYTKLHKELEPYILRRVKKDVEKSLPAKVEQILRVEMTSIQRQYYKWILSKNFDALRKGMKGSVGTFLNIVIELKKCCNHAALTRPIEFETQRNSQQDVVQQLLKGSGKLVLLDKLLCRLKETGHRVLIFSQMVRMLDILAEYLQKRHFSFQRLDGSIKGELRKQALDHFNAEGSTDFCFLLSTRAGGLGINLATADTVIIFDSDWNPQNDLQAQARAHRIGQKNQVNIYRLVTAHSVEENIVERAKQKMVLDHLVIQRMDTTGRTVLDKNGGSNTSNPFNKDELSAILKFGAEELFKEEEDGDEELVCDIDEILRRAETRDEAPGMPGDELLSAFNVTTFDFDEDKVVSGAKPIGGAPGGGAADQDQDTKDWDEIIPKSYRELVEAEERDREIKDLYLPPRRPAVKPGGNSQHGGEPDGRKGGGKAGGKKRKGAADEDSDEAMDSDGASGAEDGKAKRSRGRPSNKEKINGFSDAELRRLIKSYKKFPAPLKRLEAIACDAELQEKPLSDLRRVAQLLHDRCLQTMREIAKDAEAEAGGKHHGGGSAAAAAGADAKKKCARAAYSSKIGGASFNVKTMMQCVEELQPLDEVIPSDAAERARWTLNIKTRPPNFDVDWGGEDDSRLLRGIYQFGIGSWEAMKMDPSLGLADKILSNDASRKPQGKHLQSRAEYLLKVLRKTLELKRGPSKPRKQRKPKEMKSSLGGAGVALVPVVSSPMRDGGDASFSCSISATIAAVAAGEDVTMGGGVVAGGNGAGGAGTAALGGGGAVAPGGGASGGAVVGSTEEKKTGSKIKKLSESDHHHHHHHHHHHNHHHHDEHSNGSRAADEHAAVGSSNHAAPAPDKKDKKKSKKDRQKDAKKDKKNKNTGPMHFTANNEPCALNILGDLDPTVFNECKEKMRPVKKALKTLDNPDESLSQEEQLRQTRACLLSIGDQINLCLAEYRDPEKAKEWRSNLWYFVSKFTEFDARKLFKLYKHALKRSEGSAASGGEAGGGGGTTNSTPVKGDGSGGKGRKAGTKKDNGHGEAGAPPGDSADEGKGGGSRRDRKEKKRHHHHHSHHPGGGIGGPIMSDSALQQRERYQQQQQSAVGGDNSHHGSDAVSAGGPKDDSSSTMHSKRRLEEGEYDENSKEYKRLHGDSRSSHRDRDKKWDEYGPERDRMRNVPPSSRGSAPGTPQSMRGAYPDERSPAPYPADGGAWRDHRFGPDHKRDRYDGYGSSRHSSSSGGYHRDRDRERDRDRDRDRERDRDRDRDRDRDRDRVYKDKRRYPPPGSGGYSGGHGYGMSPSGGYYPPGSDSSYRYPMGSGGGGGGGGGGGYPPSSRPSGTAPPVAVVMPTGAGGGVVAAPGVVVPPADYLDYRRSEYDRRPPPAANN is encoded by the exons ATGAGCCAG ACAAAAGAGGATAAAAGTGATTCGGAAAATGAATCCAGCAGCGGTGGCAGTAAAAGTGGCTCTTCCTCCGACTCCGAGAGCGAATCCGGATCCGGTTCGTCCAGCTCGAGCTCGAGCGACAACGAGCACGACGCGTCCAACAACAATGGGTTGAGCCGGAACACCAGCGGCACGACATCCACCACTACCCACAACACATCCACCGGTTCGAGCGGAAGCGATTTGCGCAACTCGCGGACAGAGAATGGACTTTCCGACAGCAAATCCAGCCTCAACCGGCACGatgaggaagaggaggaggaggacgacgacgatcgGAACGACTCCGATGAGGACGCATCGATGGGCGGTGGCAATGAGCGGGTAGGCGCTGGCGCTAACCATCATACGCATACGCACCCATCGGCGCAAAACAGTCACAGTAGGCCTACGGGTCGAAGCTCGTCACACTCGGGCAGCGATTCGGAGGAGAGTGGGGGAGAGGAGCCCGGACACACAAACGGACCGGATGGGCACAATGCATCCGGCGTCAATCACAACAGCGATTCGGACAACAGTGCAAGCAAACCGAGCAATACCAGCCGACAGCAAagcgatgacgacgatgacgaggaagaggaggatgatgatgaggaggaggaggaagacgaTGAGGACGaagatgaggaggaggaggagaatggGACGAGAACAGCAACACCAAAGGCCGAACAACGCCTTGCTGCGGGGGTAACGGCACCGTCCGTTCCGCCGCCCCCGGATgaggacgatgacgacgaggaggaggaagacgaggatgaggatgaggaggaAGCGCAACAATCCTCAAAAAGCAGCTACGAT GACGAGGATTACGCGGCCAACAAGCTGAGGCGCAAAAGTGCGCGAAAGAAGGCGGTGGCCGCAGCCCGGAAACGACCCGCCGCCCAGCCCACGTCGaaagcgaagaagaagaaaag CTCCAACAATCGATGGAAATCGGAAACGTCCGAAAGTGATGGCAGCGATGGAGATTCGGACGATTCGCGGGAGCAGCGCCACCGGCGGAAACCTTCCGgcgcagcggcggcggcggcagcagcagcggcagcgaaAAAACGTTCCACCACATCCAATGCCAAATCGaaggcagcggcagcggcagcctcgaagaagaagaaagcgaACGCGTACAGCTCGGACGACGGCAGCAACAGCGACGACGATCGGAAACGATCCTCAGCGGCGACGCGCCGGAAGAACAACACCGTCAGCTACAAGGAGGAGAGCGGCGACGAGCCGACGGACAGCGACGACCTGCTGGAGGTGGACCAGGAAGCGGAGGAGGCTGCGGCGGCCCTGGCCGCCGAGGAGGAGAAGGCGGAAACGATCGAGCGCATCATCGGGCGGCGGAAGGGCCGACGGGGTGCGACCGGTGCCGTGACGACGGTGTACGCGATCGAGGAGAACGGCGACCCGAACGTGCTCGGGGGCGAGcgggaggacgaggaggaggaacaGTTTCTGATCAAGTGGACGGGCTGGTCGTACCTGCACTGCACCTGGGAGTCGGAGGAGACGCTGCGCGAGCAGAAGGTGAAGGGCATGAAGAAGCTGGAGAACTACATCAAGCGCGAGCAGCAGCTGGAGTACTGGCGCAAGTATCAGGCCGGCCCGGAGGACATCGACTACTACGAGTGCCAGCAGGAGCTGCAGCAGGATCTGCTGAAAAGCTACTACCACGTGGAGCGCATCATTGCGCAGGCGAACAAGGCGGAGGAGGGCGACAGCGGGCTGGAGTATCTGTGCAAGTGGGAGTCGCTGCCGTACTCGGACTCGACCTGGGAGGATGCCGGGTTGATCCGGCGCAAGTGGCAGCAGAAGATCGTGGAGTTTCACGAGCGGGAGGAGTCGCGCCGGACGCCCTCCAAGCACTGCAAGGCGATACGGTACCGGCCGAACTTTAAGCACCTGAAGCAGCAGCCCGAGTATCTGGGCGAGGAGCGGGGCCTGAAGCTGCGCGACTACCAGATGGACGGGCTGAACTGGCTCATCCTGACGTGGTGCAAGGACAACTCGGTCATCCTGGCGGACGAGATGGGGCTCGGCAAGACGATCCAGACGATCTGCTTCCTCTACTACCTGTTCAAGTCGCAGCAGCTGTACGGGCCGTTCCTGTGCGTGGTGCCGCTCAGCACGATGCCGGCCTGGCAGCGGGAGTTCGGCATCTGGGCGCCGGAGCTGAACGTGGTCACGTACCTGGGCGATGTGCAGTCGCGCGAGATCATCCGCCAGTACGAGTGGTGCTACGAAAGCACGAAGAAGCTCAAGTTCAACGCGATCCTCACCACGTACGAGATACTGCTGAAGGACAAAACGTTCCTCGGCTCGATCGGGTGGGCCTCGCTGCTGGTGGACGAGGCGCACCGGCTGAAGAACGACGATTCGCTGCTGTACAAGGCGCTGAAGGAGTTCGACACGAACCACCGGCTGCTGATCACCGGCACGCCGCTGCAAAACTCGCTCAAGGAGCTGTGGGCGCTGCTGCACTTCATCATGCCGGAGCGGTTCGAGTCGTGGGACGACTTCGAGCGCAACTACGGCAACACGACGAACGACAAGAGCTACACCAAGCTGCACAAAGAGCTGGAACCGTACATACTGCGCCGGGTGAAGAAGGACGTGGAGAAGAGCCTGCCGGCGAAGGTCGAGCAGATACTGCGCGTGGAGATGACGTCGATCCAGCGGCAGTACTACAAGTGGATCCTGTCCAAAAACTTTGACGCGCTGCGCAAGGGCATGAAGGGTTCGGTCGGCACGTTTCTGAACATCGTGATCGAGCTGAAGAAGTGCTGCAACCATGCGGCGCTGACGCGCCCGATCGAGTTCGAGACGCAGCGCAACAGCCAGCAGGACGtggtgcagcagctgctgaagGGTTCGGGCAAGCTGGTGCTGCTCGACAAGCTGCTCTGCCGGCTGAAGGAAACGGGCCACCGGGTGCTGATCTTCTCGCAGATGGTGCGCATGCTGGACATACTGGCGGAGTACCTGCAGAAGCGCCACTTCTCCTTCCAGCGGCTGGACGGCAGCATCAAGGGGGAGCTGCGCAAGCAGGCGCTCGACCACTTCAACGCGGAAGGCTCGACCGACTTTTGCTTCCTGCTGTCGACGCGGGCCGGCGGGCTGGGCATCAATCTCGCGACGGCCGACACGGTCATCATCTTCGACTCGGACTGGAACCCGCAGAACGATCTGCAGGCGCAGGCCCGCGCCCACCGGATCGGGCAGAAGAACCAGGTGAACATTTACCGGCTCGTGACGGCCCACTCGGTGGAGGAGAACATCGTGGAGCGGGCGAAGCAGAAGATGGTGCTGGACCACCTCGTCATCCAGCGGATGGACACGACCGGGCGCACCGTGCTGGACAAGAACGGGGGCAGCAACACGTCCAACCCGTTCAACAAGGACGAGCTGTCGGCGATCCTCAAGTTCGGCGCGGAGGAGCTGTtcaaggaggaggaggacgggGACGAGGAGCTGGTGTGCGACATCGACGAGATACTGCGGCGGGCGGAGACGCGCGACGAGGCGCCCGGCATGCCGGGCGACGAGTTGCTGTCGGCGTTCAACGTCACGACGTTCGATTTCGACGAGGACAAGGTCGTGTCGGGGGCGAAACCGATCGGCGGGGCGCCTGGTGGGGGCGCCGCCGACCAGGACCAGGACACCAAGGACTGGGACGAAATCATTCCAAAGTCGTACCGCGAGCTGGTGGAGGCGGAGGAGCGCGACCGGGAGATAAAGGATCTGTATCTGCCGCCGCGCCGGCCCGCGGTGAAGCCGGGCGGCAACAGCCAGCACGGCGGCGAGCCGGACGGCCGCAAGGGCGGTGGGAAGGCGGGCGGCAAGAAGCGAAAGGGAGCGGCCGACGAGGACAGCGACGAGGCGATGGATTCGGACGGTGCGAGCGGGGCCGAGGATGGCAAGGCGAAGCGATCGCGCGGCCGGCCCTCGAACAAGGAGAAAATCAACGGCTTCTCCGACGCCGAGCTGCGGCGGCTGATCAAGAGCTACAAAAAGTTCCCCGCCCCGCTGAAGCGGCTGGAGGCGATCGCGTGCGACGCCGAGCTGCAGGAGAAGCCGCTGTCCGATCTGCGGCGCGTGGCGCAGCTGCTGCACGACCGCTGCCTGCAGACGATGCGCGAAATAGCGAAAGACGCGGAGGCGGAAGCGGGCGGGAAGCATCACGGTGGCGGCAGCGCGGCTGCTGCCGCCGGGGCCGACGCGAAGAAGAAGTGCGCCCGGGCGGCGTACTCGAGCAAGATCGGGGGCGCCTCGTTCAACGTGAAGACGATGATGCAGTGCGTGGAGGAGCTGCAGCCGCTGGACGAGGTGATACCGAGCGATGCGGCCGAGCGGGCCCGCTGGACGCTGAACATCAAGACCCGGCCGCCCAACTTCGACGTGGACTGGGGCGGGGAGGACGATTCGCGGCTGCTGCGGGGCATCTACCAGTTCGGCATTGGGTCGTGGGAAGCGATGAAGATGGACCCGTCGCTCGGGCTGGCGGACAAGATACTGTCGAACGACGCGAGCCGGAAACCGCAGGGCAAGCATCTGCAGTCGCGCGCCGAGTATCTGCTGAAGGTGCTGCGCAAGACGCTCGAGCTGAAGCGCGGTCCCTCGAAGCCGCGCaagcagcgcaagccgaaGGAGATGAAGTCGTCGCTGGGCGGGGCGGGCGTTGCGCTGGTCCCCGTGGTGAGCAGCCCGATGCGCGATGGCGGTGATGCGTCGTTCAGCTGCTCAATTTCGGCCACGATAGCGGCCGTCGCCGCCGGGGAGGATGTCACGATGGGCGGTGGTGTGGTGGCCGGTGGCAATGGGGCGGGTGGCGCTGGAACGGCCGCGCTGGGAGGTGGTGGAGCGGTTGCTCCCGGTGGAGGAGCGTCTGGCGGCGCGGTGGTCGGTTCGACTGAAGAGAAAAAGACTGgtagcaaaattaaaaaactgTCAGAATcggaccatcatcatcatcaccatcatcaccatcatcacaaccatcaccatcacgacGAGCATTCGAACGGATCGCGGGCGGCGGATGAGCATGCGGCAGTGGGGTCCTCCAATCATGCCGCGCCCGCCCCGGACAAGAAGGACAAAAAGAAATCCAAAAAGGATCGGCAGAAAGATGCCAAGAAGgacaagaagaacaaaaacacgGGGCCGATGCATTTCACCGCGAACAATGAACCGTGCGCCCTGAACATACTGGGCGATCTCGATCCGACCGTGTTCAATGAGTGCAAGGAAAAGATGCGCCCGGTGAAGAAGGCGCTGAAAACGCTGGACAACCCGGACGAGTCGCTGTCGCAGGAGGAGCAGCTGCGGCAGACGCGCGCCTGCCTGCTGAGCATCGGCGACCAGATCAACCTGTGCCTGGCCGAGTACCGCGATCCGGAGAAGGCGAAGGAGTGGCGCAGCAACCTGTGGTACTTTGTGTCGAAGTTTACCGAGTTCGATGCGCGCAAGCTGTTCAAGCTGTACAAGCACGCGCTCAAGCGTTCCGAGGGGTCGGCCGCGTCCGGCGGGGAagcgggcggtggtggtggcaccaCAAACTCAACGCCTGTTAAGGGAGACGGCAGTGGTGGGAAGGGCAGGAAAGCTGGCACGAAGAAAGACAACGGGCACGGTGAGGCTGGTGCGCCGCCGGGCGACAGTGCGGACGAGGGCAAGGGTGGTGGGTCGCGGCGCGATCGAAAGGAGAAGAAGcggcaccatcatcaccattcgCACCATCCGGGCGGCGGTATTGGCGGTCCGATTATGAGTGATTCGGCGCTGCAGCAGCGGGAACGctaccaacagcagcagcagtcggcgGTCGGCGGTGATAATAGCCATCACGGGTCGGATGCGGTTAGTGCTGGTGGCCCGAAGGACGATAGCTCATCCACGATGCATTCCAAACGGCGGCTTGAGGAGGGAGAGTACGACGAAAATAGCAAAGAGTACAAACGGCTGCACGGCGATAGTCG CAGCAGTCATCGGGATCGGGACAAGAAGTGGGACGAGTACGGGCCGGAGCGGGACCGCATGCGAAACGTACCACCATCGTCCAGGGGCAGTGCACCGGGTACGCCGCAAAGCATGCGCGGCGCTTATCCGGACGAACGGAGCCCAGCCCCGTACCCAGCCGATGGCGGTGCCTGGCGTGATCATCG TTTCGGGCCGGATCATAAACGGGACCGGTACGACGGTtacggcagcagcagacactcctcctcctccggtGGCTACCATCGCGATCGGGACCGTGAGCGCGATCGAGATCGGGATCGAGATCGGGAGCGGGACCGTGATCGGGACCGTGACAGGGATCGCGATCGTGACCGGGTTTACAAGGACAAGCGAAG GTACCCTCCACCCGGTTCCGGTGGCTATTCCGGTGGGCACGGTTACGGTATGTCCCCGTCCGGGGGCTACTATCCGCCCGGTAGCGACAGCTCCTACCGCTATCCGATgggcagtggtggtggcggcggcggcggcggcggcggtggctaTCCTCCCTCTTCGCGCCCGTCCGGCACAGCACCACCGGTCGCGGTGGTAATGCCCACCGGGGCCGGTGGTGGCGTGGTGGCCGCCCCCGGTGTAGTGGTACCACCCGCGGACTATCTGGACTATCGACGTTCGGAGTACGATCGAAGGCCTCCGCCAGCGGCAAATAATTAA